The nucleotide sequence GATTGGTATTCGGAACATTTTTTTGATAAAGAAAAATCGCTTAGACAACGTTTTTTAGACATTAAAAATCATGACGTTGACATCAACGGAACTGAATTTTTCTTGGCTAAAGCCATGATTCCGGATATTCCTGAAATATTGGGGATTGAAAGAGCGGTTTACGGAGGGCAAACTCCATGGGACGATCGGGCATTTAGAAGCGAATTGATGCGTAAAAATGACCGTTTGTATTTAGTATTGCGTAGAAATGATTGGCTAGTTGCTTTCATTGGTTGTTCATTAAACTTTAAGACAAAGGATTGTCATATTACCAACGTCGCGGTTGCACCAAATTTCCAAAACCACGGATTAGGTTATTTTTTGGTAAACACAATTATAAAAAAGGCTCGTCAAATGGAATTTGAAAAGGTGACATTGGAAGTTCGTATGAGTAATACCCGCGCACAAAGACTATACCGAAACATCGGTTTTGTAGACGATGGCATCAATAAGGGGTATTATTTTAACGATCGTGAAGATGCTTTAAATATGAAAATGGACATCACCAAGCTTGGAGAGTAAGAGGTATTATGGATAACAATTTAATTCTTTCGTTTGAAACTAGCTGTGATGAAACTTCAGTCGCAGTTATCAAAAATGGAAGCGAAATTCTTTCGAACATCGTTGCAACCCAAATCAAAAGTCACCAACGGTTTGGGGGCGTGGTTCCTGAGGTCGCTAGTCGGCATCATATTGAACAGATTACGGGTTGTGTTGAAGATGCTTTAGCTAGAGCGAGTGTAACTTACGATGATTTAGATGCAGTTGCAGTCACATATGGTCCTGGTTTAGTGGGAGCGCTGCTAATCGGAGTGACAGCTGCAAAAACGATTGCTTGGGCGCATGGTTTACCGCTAGTTCCTGTCAACCATATTGCTGGTCATATTTACGGTGCCCGGTTAGTAAAACCAATTGAATTTCCTGCCATGGCGCTTGTAGTTTCTGGAGGTCATACCGAACTAGTGTATATGCCAGAAGAAGGCAAGTTTGAAATCATTGGTGAAACTCGAGACGATGCAGCTGGTGAGGCTTACGATAAAATTGGTCGGGTGTTATCGATTAACTACCCTGCAGGAAAAGAAGTTGACGAGTTAGCTCATCAAGGTAAGGATACCTTTAATTTTCCGAGAGCAATGGATGATGACAGCAACTTTGACTTTAGTTTCAGTGGTCTAAAAAGTGCATTTATTAACACTGTTCATCATGCTGATCAGATTCACGAAAGTCTGAGTCGGGAAGACTTGGCTGCAAGTTTCCAACAAGCAGTTGTGGACGTTCTTGCTGATAAAACTAAGCGAGCTCTCCGGGAGTTCCCAGTAAACCAATTGATTTTGGCTGGGGGCGTTGCTGCAAACAGGGGACTTCGCGAAAGGTTGACTGACGAATTGACTGCATTTAAAGACACTGAGTTAGTTTTAGTGCCGCTCTCACTTTGCGGAGATAATGCTGCAATGATTGGTTCTGCAGGAGAAATGCTTTACCGTCAGGGTGTCCGTGCTGATGCAACCCTTAACGCAGACCCATCTCTTGAATTTGATTTAATGAATAAATAACTCAAAAAAGGTTCCCTAATCGTTATTGATTAGGGAACCTTTTTGTTTGTCTAATTATTAATTGAAACTTTCTAATTCGATACTCTTTTCTTCCCAGGTATCTTCTGTTTTGCTAATTTCAACTTCAATTTCACTTAATTTAGTCTGCAAGTCGGCTGACTTTTGGACATCGTTAAAGTTCTCGGGAAGGGTCATTTGCGTTTCAATCTCAGACTTTTGATTATTAAGGTCGTCGATTTGTTCTTCTAATGCGGCGACTTCTCTGGTTAATTTTCTGAGCTGCTTTTGTGCTTCTTTATTGTTTTGATAATTTTGCTTATCAGTGGTTGCGGGTTTGTCATGTAGATGGGGATTTTTTGCAAGTTCTTTTTGCTCTTCACGCTCTTTATATGCATCCTGTTCAGCTTTTTTATCTACATAATAATTATAATTTCCAAGATAAATTTTACTTCCATCTGCAGAAATTTCAATTGTAGAAGTAGCTAATTGGTTAATGAAATAACGGTCGTGAGAAACGAACAAGATGGTACCATCAAATGACTTTAACGCCTTTTCTAATACTTCTCGGCTGTCTATGTCCAAATGGTTAGTTGGTTCGTCTAAAATTAGGAAGTTATTATGTTGCATCGCTAACTTTGTTAACAATAGTCGAGCTTTTTCGCCACCTGATAAATCGGCAACTAGTTTATCAACATCATCGCCGGAGAAAAGAAAGCTCCCTAAGATACTTCGAATATCGCCTTCGTTAGTGGTGGGATGATCGTCCCAGAGTTCATTTAAGACTTTTTTACCACGGTGCAAATTCTGCTGTTCCTGGTCATAGTAACCCACATCGACGCCAGTTCCATAGTGAGAAGAACCCTTGATGAACGGAATCTTTCCCAGAATGCTTTTGAGTAACGTTGATTTTCCAACACCATTTGGACCAACAATGGCAATCGCTTGATTTCGTTTAACTTCAAAATTAACGGGTTCGCTTAAGATGTGGTCGTAGCCGATTGCCGCGTTAGTCACCTTGAGCACGTTTTCACCGCTTTTCTTACTTGGGGTAAACGCAAAGCGGGCTACTTTTGTGTAGTCGACGGGCTTCTCAATAACGTCCATTTTTTCTAGTTGTTTTCTTCTTGCTTGGGCTTGCTTGGTTGTCGAAGACCGGACGATGTTTTTGTCCACAAATTCTTGAAGTTTGGCAATTTTTGCCTGTTGTTTTTCGTACTCTTTCATTCTGGTAGCGGTCTGCATCTCTTTTTGTTTTACAAAATCGGTGTAATTTCCCTGATAATGTTTGAGAGTTTTGTGCGCCATTTCATAGACCTCATTAACAATCTGATCTAAGAAATAACGGTCATGTGAAATTATCAGTAACGAACCAGAATAGTTCTTTATGTAACCCTCAAGCCAAGTAATTGTGTCAACATCCAAGTGGTTAGTTGGTTCATCTAAGATCAATAAATCAGGCTTTTCAAGTAGGAGTTTAGCGAGGGCAAGTTGGGTTTTTTGACCACCAGATAATTCGTTGATTTTGTGATCATAGTCATCTTCGCCGAATCCGAATCCGTGAAGAACTCCCCGAATCTCAGCTTCGTACGAGTAACCATTATTTTGCTCAAAGTCTGCTCGAAGGTTGTCATACGTCTTGGAGAGCTCAGAAAAGTCGTCAGGGCTCATTGATGGGCCTTCCTCACTCATCTGTACTTCCAGGTTATGAATCTTTTGTTCTGTTTTCTTTAGGTCATCAAAAACCGATTCCATCTCATCGTAAATGTTTTTGTTCGAGTCAAGGCCGGTATCCTGGGCTAAATATCCCACCGTAAGGTTTTTCTTTTCTGAGATACTTCCTTCGTCTGCTGTCATCTCTCCCATAATTACTTTTACTAGGGTTGACTTACCAGCACCGTTTTGACCAACTAATGCGATTCGGCTTTTTTCCTGGATGTTTAAGTTGACTCCGGAAAAAATATTTTCGCCATTAAATCGCTTTGCGACGTCTTGGACCTGCAAAATAATCATGCGGCATCCACCTTTCTAAGTATTAACATTCTATCACACATCAGCATTCTGGAAAAAGCTATCAAATATTATTTGAAATTGTTTTCACAAGCACTCATCTTATGATAGAATAAACAGTGAAGAGAGATTCACAAACTTTTTAATAAGCAAATAAAATTGAGGAGGAATTACTCGTGACGGCTGAAAATATCCCAAAGGCAACAGCAAAACGATTGCCAATTTATTACCGTTATCTAAATATTCTCCATGACACTGGAAAAGAAAGAATTTCTTCAACGGAGCTTGCAGATGCCGTTCAAGTAGATTCCGCAACAATTCGTCGCGACTTTTCTTATTTTGGTGCGTTGGGGAAACGGGGCTATGGTTATGATGTTGATAATCTGCTCAACTTTTTCAAACAGATTTTAAACCAAGAACATTTAACTAACGTTGGCTTGGTCGGGGTTGGTAACTTGGGTCACGCTTTGTTAAACTTTAACTTCCACAAAGATGGGAATGTTAGAATTTCAGCAGCGTTTGACTCAAATGATAGTATCGTTAATACAATCCAAGATGGAGTTCCTGTCTATCCAGTTAGTGATTTGGCTAACCAATTAAAGGAACAACAAATCCAAGTGATTATTTTGACTGTTCCATCAGAAGTTGCTCAAGGAGTTGCTGATCAAGCAGTTGAAGGTGGGGTTAGGGGAATCCTTAACTTTACACCAATTCGAATTTCAGTTCCTGATAGAGTTCTGGTTCAAAATGTTGATTTGACAAACGAATTACAAACATTGATCTATTTTATTGAAAACTTTGGAAAGTAAGCATCATTAAGTCAGAGAGTTTCTCTCTGGCTTTTTTATTTTGGCTTTTTTGCATGTCGTCGGCGAATTTTTTGATTTTTAAACCGTTGAGGCTTGCATTTTAGGACTGATAATAATATTATTGATAACAGTGATTAGCACTTTTATCAAACGAGTGCTAATGTTGCTAAAAACATTCAGTATGGAGGGACTAACGTGTTAAAACCATTAGGAGATCGCGTTATTATTGAAACGCAAAAAGAAGAAGAAAAAACGGTTGGTGGCATTGTGTTAGCAGGTAACGCAAAGGAAAAACCACAAACTGGTAAAGTTATTGCCGTTGGATCTGGCCGTGTTTTGGACAATGGTAACACCGTTGCACCAGTAGTTAAGGCTGGCGATGAAGTTATGTTCGACAAATACGCAGGTACAGAAGTTGAAGACGGAGATAACTCCTATTTAGTTTTACATGAAAAGGATATTGTTGCTATCGTTGAATAGTGATTAGTTCCATTAATAATAATTAAAAATAATTTATGAGGTGGATTTAAGAATGGCAAAAGAAATTAAGTTCTCTGAAGACGCTAGAACTAAGATGCTTGCCGGTGTCGATAAATTAGCTGATACTGTAAAGACTACAATTGGTCCTAAGGGACGTAACGTTGTTTTGGAACAGACTGCTGGTAACCCAACCATCACAAACGATGGTGTAACAATTGCAAAGTCAATTGAACTACCAGATCATTTCGAAAACATGGGTGCTAAGCTAGTTTCTGAAGTTGCTTCTAAGACAAACGATGTTGCCGGTGATGGTACTACTACCGCAACTGTTTTGACTCAAGCAATCGTTAACGAAGGAATGAAGAACGTTACCGCTGGTGCAAACCCTGTTGGGATTCGTCGCGGGATTGAAAAGGCTACTAAAGCTGCCGTTGAAGCACTTCACAAAATGTCACATGAAGTTGCTACTAAGGACGATATCGCTCAAATCGCCTCAATTTCTTCAGCCAATGAAGAAGTTGGTAAATTAATTGCTGACGCAATGGAAAAGGTTGGTAACGATGGTGTTATCACGATTGAAGAATCTCGTGGAGTTGATACTAGTTTAGATGTTGTTGAAGGTATGCAATTTGATCGTGGTTACATGTCACAATACATGGTAACTGACAACGAAAAAATGGAAGCTAACCTTGATAGCCCATACATCTTAGTTACTGATAAGAAGATTACAAAC is from Lentilactobacillus curieae and encodes:
- the groES gene encoding co-chaperone GroES, which codes for MLKPLGDRVIIETQKEEEKTVGGIVLAGNAKEKPQTGKVIAVGSGRVLDNGNTVAPVVKAGDEVMFDKYAGTEVEDGDNSYLVLHEKDIVAIVE
- a CDS encoding redox-sensing transcriptional repressor Rex, whose translation is MTAENIPKATAKRLPIYYRYLNILHDTGKERISSTELADAVQVDSATIRRDFSYFGALGKRGYGYDVDNLLNFFKQILNQEHLTNVGLVGVGNLGHALLNFNFHKDGNVRISAAFDSNDSIVNTIQDGVPVYPVSDLANQLKEQQIQVIILTVPSEVAQGVADQAVEGGVRGILNFTPIRISVPDRVLVQNVDLTNELQTLIYFIENFGK
- a CDS encoding ABC-F family ATP-binding cassette domain-containing protein, with translation MIILQVQDVAKRFNGENIFSGVNLNIQEKSRIALVGQNGAGKSTLVKVIMGEMTADEGSISEKKNLTVGYLAQDTGLDSNKNIYDEMESVFDDLKKTEQKIHNLEVQMSEEGPSMSPDDFSELSKTYDNLRADFEQNNGYSYEAEIRGVLHGFGFGEDDYDHKINELSGGQKTQLALAKLLLEKPDLLILDEPTNHLDVDTITWLEGYIKNYSGSLLIISHDRYFLDQIVNEVYEMAHKTLKHYQGNYTDFVKQKEMQTATRMKEYEKQQAKIAKLQEFVDKNIVRSSTTKQAQARRKQLEKMDVIEKPVDYTKVARFAFTPSKKSGENVLKVTNAAIGYDHILSEPVNFEVKRNQAIAIVGPNGVGKSTLLKSILGKIPFIKGSSHYGTGVDVGYYDQEQQNLHRGKKVLNELWDDHPTTNEGDIRSILGSFLFSGDDVDKLVADLSGGEKARLLLTKLAMQHNNFLILDEPTNHLDIDSREVLEKALKSFDGTILFVSHDRYFINQLATSTIEISADGSKIYLGNYNYYVDKKAEQDAYKEREEQKELAKNPHLHDKPATTDKQNYQNNKEAQKQLRKLTREVAALEEQIDDLNNQKSEIETQMTLPENFNDVQKSADLQTKLSEIEVEISKTEDTWEEKSIELESFN
- the tsaD gene encoding tRNA (adenosine(37)-N6)-threonylcarbamoyltransferase complex transferase subunit TsaD translates to MDNNLILSFETSCDETSVAVIKNGSEILSNIVATQIKSHQRFGGVVPEVASRHHIEQITGCVEDALARASVTYDDLDAVAVTYGPGLVGALLIGVTAAKTIAWAHGLPLVPVNHIAGHIYGARLVKPIEFPAMALVVSGGHTELVYMPEEGKFEIIGETRDDAAGEAYDKIGRVLSINYPAGKEVDELAHQGKDTFNFPRAMDDDSNFDFSFSGLKSAFINTVHHADQIHESLSREDLAASFQQAVVDVLADKTKRALREFPVNQLILAGGVAANRGLRERLTDELTAFKDTELVLVPLSLCGDNAAMIGSAGEMLYRQGVRADATLNADPSLEFDLMNK
- the rimI gene encoding ribosomal protein S18-alanine N-acetyltransferase → MLKKIKDWYSEHFFDKEKSLRQRFLDIKNHDVDINGTEFFLAKAMIPDIPEILGIERAVYGGQTPWDDRAFRSELMRKNDRLYLVLRRNDWLVAFIGCSLNFKTKDCHITNVAVAPNFQNHGLGYFLVNTIIKKARQMEFEKVTLEVRMSNTRAQRLYRNIGFVDDGINKGYYFNDREDALNMKMDITKLGE